One Gossypium raimondii isolate GPD5lz chromosome 3, ASM2569854v1, whole genome shotgun sequence genomic window carries:
- the LOC105794467 gene encoding probable WRKY transcription factor 75 codes for MENFQGFFPTSSSSSTSLSLNLTSSLDYSEFECGKDNDGILGLIADIGVGGAKNENNSLVGTTTESEVKSGKTKKGENKKIRKPRYAFQTRSQVDILDDGYRWRKYGHKAVKNSKFPRSYYRCTHQGCKVKKQVQRLTKDEGIVETTYEGMHSHPIQKTNDNFEHILNQMQIYTSFKSII; via the exons ATGGAAAATTTTCAGGGTTTTTTCCCTACTTCATCGTCCTCATCGACGTCCTTGTCCTTAAACCTCACGAGCTCGCTTGATTATAGTGAATTCGAATGCGGCAAAGATAATGATGGGATATTGGGACTAATAGCAGATATAGGAGTTGGTGGGGCGAAGAACGAAAACAACAGCTTGGTTGGAACGACCACTGAAAGTGAAGTGAAAAGCGGTAAAACGAAGAAGGGAGAGaataaaaagataagaaaacCCAGATATGCTTTTCAAACTAGAAGCCAAGTTGATATACTTGATGATGGTTATAGATGGAGAAAATATGGGCATAAAGCTGTTAAGAACAGCAAATTCCCAAG AAGCTATTATCGATGTACACACCAAGGATGCAAAGTGAAGAAGCAGGTTCAAAGATTAACCAAAGATGAAGGAATCGTTGAAACAACCTACGAAGGCATGCATTCGCATCCTATCCAGAAAACTAATGACAACTTCGAGCATATATTGAACCAAATGCAAATCTACACTTCttttaaatctataatataa